A single Lactuca sativa cultivar Salinas chromosome 8, Lsat_Salinas_v11, whole genome shotgun sequence DNA region contains:
- the LOC111918293 gene encoding mediator of RNA polymerase II transcription subunit 19a isoform X1 has protein sequence MDPESKKFGKGPRELTGAVDLISYYKLLPHHEFFCKKPLPLSISDTHYLHNVVGDSEIRKGEGMQLDQLIQNNNNSTSRETNTRIQPFDLDTLREAFQLRETSSPVDLPSSEKGTPTVAGKSRSESKEKEKKHKKHKDKDREKDKEHKKHKHRHKDRSKDKDKEKKKDKSSHHEKKRKHDGDEDINDIHRHKKSKHKSSSKMDEMGAIKVAG, from the exons ATGGATCCTGAAAGCAAGAAGTTTGGGAAAG GGCCTAGGGAACTTACGGGTGCTGTTGATCTTATAAGCTACTACAAATTGTTACCTCACCATGAGTTCTTCTGCAAAAAGCCACTTCCTTTATCAATTTCAGATACACATTACCTTCATAATGTTGTTGGAGACTCAGAAATTAGGAAAGGTGAAGGAATGCAATTAGATCAACTCATTCAGAACAATAATAATAGTACATCAAGAGAGACAAATACACGCATACAGCCCTTTGACCTTGACACCTTAAGAGAAGCCTTTCAGTTGCGCGAGACTTCTTCTCCTGTTGACCTTCCATCT TCAGAGAAAGGGACTCCTACTGTAGCAGGAAAATCTAGAAGTGAATCAAAGGAGAAGGAAAAGAAGCATAAGAAACACAAGGATAAAGACAGGGAAAAAGATAAAGAACATAAGAAACATAAACATCGCCATAAAGATCGAAGTAAAGATAAAGATAAGGAAAAAAAGAAGGATAAAAGTAGTCATCATGAAAAG AAAAGGAAGCATGATGGAGATGAAGATATCAATGACATTCACAGACACAAGAAAAGTAAG CATAAGAGCAGTTCAAAGATGGATGAAATGGGTGCAATAAAGGTAGCAGGTTGA
- the LOC111918293 gene encoding mediator of RNA polymerase II transcription subunit 19a isoform X2: MDPESKKFGKGPRELTGAVDLISYYKLLPHHEFFCKKPLPLSISDTHYLHNVVGDSEIRKGEGMQLDQLIQNNNNSTSRETNTRIQPFDLDTLREAFQLRETSSPVDLPSSEKGTPTVAGKSRSESKEKEKKHKKHKDKDREKDKEHKKHKHRHKDRSKDKDKEKKKDKSSHHEKKRKHDGDEDINDIHRHKKT; encoded by the exons ATGGATCCTGAAAGCAAGAAGTTTGGGAAAG GGCCTAGGGAACTTACGGGTGCTGTTGATCTTATAAGCTACTACAAATTGTTACCTCACCATGAGTTCTTCTGCAAAAAGCCACTTCCTTTATCAATTTCAGATACACATTACCTTCATAATGTTGTTGGAGACTCAGAAATTAGGAAAGGTGAAGGAATGCAATTAGATCAACTCATTCAGAACAATAATAATAGTACATCAAGAGAGACAAATACACGCATACAGCCCTTTGACCTTGACACCTTAAGAGAAGCCTTTCAGTTGCGCGAGACTTCTTCTCCTGTTGACCTTCCATCT TCAGAGAAAGGGACTCCTACTGTAGCAGGAAAATCTAGAAGTGAATCAAAGGAGAAGGAAAAGAAGCATAAGAAACACAAGGATAAAGACAGGGAAAAAGATAAAGAACATAAGAAACATAAACATCGCCATAAAGATCGAAGTAAAGATAAAGATAAGGAAAAAAAGAAGGATAAAAGTAGTCATCATGAAAAG AAAAGGAAGCATGATGGAGATGAAGATATCAATGACATTCACAGACACAAGAAAA CATAA